From one Bradyrhizobium sp. Ash2021 genomic stretch:
- a CDS encoding helix-turn-helix domain-containing protein has translation MSPRDRILDAAMVVFRHHGFRRSSIEQAAEAAGLTRQALYHHFKSKEALFRAVIERLHQSALAAEIAAANAAEKAGLGLADILTAEVSGRLGQLIASLEGSPHIEELFSEHLVHARDLYQKYAVLYAAQLAATIERVCARQRLRPRDGMTPQGLARCVEMAVNGAKSMHPAMQPRDAFLADLAIMLRTLVAGAVVPLPKPRSANPTPAKKSARRKPGDRK, from the coding sequence ATGAGCCCCCGTGACCGCATTCTTGACGCCGCGATGGTGGTGTTTCGCCACCATGGTTTTCGGCGGTCGTCGATCGAGCAGGCGGCGGAGGCCGCGGGGCTGACGCGGCAGGCGCTCTACCATCATTTCAAGTCCAAGGAAGCGCTGTTCCGCGCCGTGATCGAACGGCTGCATCAGAGCGCGCTCGCCGCCGAGATCGCCGCCGCCAACGCCGCGGAAAAGGCCGGCCTCGGCCTCGCCGATATTCTCACCGCGGAGGTCAGCGGACGGCTCGGGCAGTTGATCGCTTCGCTCGAGGGCTCGCCCCATATCGAGGAGCTGTTCTCCGAGCATCTGGTTCACGCCCGCGACCTCTACCAGAAATATGCCGTGCTCTATGCCGCGCAGCTTGCCGCGACGATCGAACGGGTCTGCGCCAGGCAACGGCTGCGTCCCCGTGACGGCATGACGCCGCAGGGACTGGCGCGATGCGTCGAGATGGCCGTCAACGGGGCCAAATCGATGCATCCGGCGATGCAGCCGCGTGACGCGTTCCTCGCCGATCTCGCTATCATGCTGCGAACGCTGGTCGCCGGCGCCGTCGTCCCATTGCCGAAGCCGCGTTCCGCAAACCCAACACCTGCGAAAAAATCCGCCCGCCGCAAACCTGGAGATCGCAAATGA
- a CDS encoding molybdopterin cofactor-binding domain-containing protein, whose amino-acid sequence MSTMTINGRTAPLPDDPDALLIDVVRDAQGLTGTKLVCAAGVCGACTVLVDGEPVVSCLMPARHAADKSITTIEGIGAEKLHPVQKAFVAHDALQCGFCTPGFVVEAVAFHDRWRATKGTAVPSREEIGAALSGHLCRCGAYDGIFRAVAAACSGQFDGDDFASPRVEARAKVTGAAKYTVDIQHDGQLEGVILRSPWAHARIAEIDLAPARAMADVGAAISLLGDDRMVRFVGQPIAAVAAKDRKTALAAIAAITIKSERLPSVIGLDAARKPGAPVVFDKANRKQAGNVSEGAGGPAAWNGNIRGPSAAFSQKPKKVHSWVSEARAANNPLLVEEIFRTGTQSHACLEPHATVARFDGDGLTVHASTQNVFHVMELLAKRYKLAHDKIRVIADHVGGGFGSKGALGIETTAAIDLAREARAPVRIAYDRHEELAVSGYRPAAEIKIALLPSAQGSLRALSLTAHADTGAATNSTLAALARLIYPAEAKELVDFDVISNLPPGAPFRGPGGPPMAFALEQAIDEAALRMKVDPIDLRKRWDPNPNRQRLYDWAASLDVWRNMKTPASQTGRYRRGVGVATGYWLYLWQPGSKVDLAVVGGRLVASCATQDIGQGSRTVIANTVAREFGLEPHEIDVRIGASDLPEGPGAGGSRSTASMIPPALLAVQKLKSAIEQSAKRKPVKGSNAPWRELLAASPDLRVSAVRPEDDKPTSPGVRSPLKEAGFMGVIFGWMLRRFSNLAVGAGVPSSVQVIEVEVDTWLGHVRVLKVHTGIAVGKIAAPALAHSQAAGSVIQGLGYALYEARETDPRTGDILTASMEDYRIPGIADIPEIDVHFDEGGFDHVLGGSVGIGEVATVPTSPALANAIRNAAGIRLTEIPIRPDRLIAALKGRTAA is encoded by the coding sequence ATGAGCACCATGACGATCAACGGCCGCACAGCCCCCCTCCCCGACGACCCCGACGCGCTGCTGATCGATGTCGTGCGCGACGCGCAGGGTCTGACGGGCACCAAGCTCGTGTGCGCCGCCGGCGTGTGCGGCGCCTGCACCGTGCTGGTGGACGGCGAACCGGTCGTGAGCTGCCTGATGCCCGCGCGCCATGCCGCGGACAAGTCCATCACGACGATCGAAGGCATCGGCGCGGAAAAACTGCACCCGGTGCAGAAGGCCTTCGTGGCGCACGACGCGCTGCAATGCGGATTCTGCACGCCGGGTTTCGTCGTCGAGGCGGTGGCATTTCACGACCGCTGGCGCGCCACAAAGGGAACGGCGGTGCCGTCGCGCGAGGAAATCGGCGCGGCATTATCAGGACATCTGTGCCGCTGCGGCGCCTATGACGGCATTTTTCGCGCGGTGGCCGCGGCCTGCTCGGGCCAGTTCGACGGCGATGATTTTGCCTCGCCGCGCGTCGAGGCGCGCGCCAAGGTGACAGGCGCCGCAAAATACACCGTCGACATCCAGCATGACGGCCAGCTCGAAGGCGTGATCCTGCGCTCGCCATGGGCGCATGCGCGGATCGCCGAGATCGATCTGGCACCGGCGCGCGCGATGGCGGATGTGGGTGCTGCGATCTCGCTGCTCGGCGACGACCGCATGGTGCGCTTTGTCGGCCAGCCGATCGCGGCCGTTGCGGCAAAGGACCGCAAGACCGCGCTGGCCGCGATTGCCGCCATCACGATCAAAAGCGAACGCCTGCCGTCGGTGATCGGGCTGGATGCGGCGCGCAAGCCCGGCGCGCCGGTCGTGTTCGACAAGGCCAACCGCAAGCAGGCCGGCAACGTTTCCGAGGGCGCCGGCGGACCGGCGGCCTGGAACGGCAATATCCGCGGTCCCTCGGCGGCGTTTTCGCAAAAGCCGAAGAAGGTCCACAGTTGGGTCAGTGAAGCCCGCGCGGCCAACAATCCGCTTCTGGTCGAGGAAATTTTTCGCACCGGCACGCAATCGCATGCCTGCCTCGAGCCGCACGCCACGGTCGCGCGTTTCGATGGCGACGGGCTGACCGTGCACGCCTCCACCCAGAACGTGTTTCACGTGATGGAGCTGCTGGCCAAACGCTACAAGCTCGCGCACGACAAGATCCGCGTGATCGCCGATCATGTCGGCGGCGGCTTCGGCTCCAAGGGCGCGCTCGGAATCGAGACCACGGCGGCAATCGATCTCGCGCGCGAGGCCAGGGCGCCGGTCCGGATCGCCTACGACCGGCACGAAGAGCTTGCCGTCAGCGGCTACCGGCCCGCGGCCGAGATCAAGATCGCGCTGTTGCCTTCCGCGCAGGGCAGTCTCAGGGCGCTGTCGCTCACCGCGCATGCCGACACTGGTGCTGCCACCAATTCGACGCTGGCCGCATTGGCCCGGCTGATCTATCCGGCAGAAGCCAAGGAACTCGTCGACTTCGATGTCATCAGCAATCTGCCGCCCGGCGCGCCGTTCCGCGGCCCGGGCGGACCGCCGATGGCGTTCGCGCTGGAGCAGGCGATCGACGAGGCCGCGCTTAGGATGAAGGTCGATCCGATCGATCTGCGCAAGCGCTGGGATCCCAATCCCAATCGCCAGCGGCTGTACGATTGGGCCGCCTCGCTCGATGTCTGGCGCAACATGAAAACCCCGGCATCGCAGACCGGCCGTTATCGGCGCGGCGTCGGCGTCGCCACCGGCTACTGGCTCTATCTCTGGCAGCCCGGCTCCAAGGTCGATCTCGCAGTCGTTGGCGGACGCCTGGTCGCGAGCTGCGCGACGCAGGACATCGGCCAGGGCAGCCGAACCGTGATCGCCAACACCGTGGCGCGCGAATTCGGGCTCGAGCCGCACGAGATCGACGTGCGGATCGGCGCGTCCGATCTGCCGGAAGGACCGGGCGCCGGCGGCAGCCGCTCGACCGCCTCGATGATTCCACCGGCGCTGCTCGCGGTGCAAAAGCTGAAATCCGCGATCGAGCAAAGCGCGAAGCGGAAGCCGGTCAAAGGCTCCAACGCACCGTGGCGCGAATTGCTCGCCGCCTCGCCGGATCTGCGCGTCTCCGCGGTGCGGCCCGAGGACGACAAGCCAACGTCGCCCGGCGTGCGCTCGCCGCTGAAGGAAGCGGGATTCATGGGCGTGATCTTCGGCTGGATGCTGCGCCGCTTCTCCAACCTCGCGGTCGGCGCCGGCGTGCCGAGCTCGGTGCAGGTAATCGAGGTCGAGGTCGACACCTGGCTCGGCCATGTCCGCGTGCTCAAGGTTCACACCGGCATCGCGGTCGGCAAGATCGCCGCACCCGCGCTGGCGCACAGCCAGGCGGCGGGATCGGTCATTCAGGGCCTCGGCTATGCGCTCTACGAGGCGCGCGAAACCGATCCGCGCACCGGCGATATCCTCACCGCCAGCATGGAGGATTACCGGATCCCCGGCATTGCCGACATTCCCGAAATCGATGTGCATTTCGACGAAGGCGGTTTTGACCACGTGCTCGGCGGCAGTGTTGGTATCGGCGAGGTCGCGACCGTGCCGACCTCGCCCGCGCTCGCCAACGCGATCCGCAATGCCGCCGGCATCCGGCTGACCGAGATTCCGATCCGGCCCGATCGCCTGATTGCCGCCCTGAAAGGGAGGACCGCCGCATGA
- a CDS encoding FAD binding domain-containing protein: protein MTSAAIHVAEFRAAGTDLSERRRSGVSTGPLIDIAAASDLTSMHWGADGTLRIGAFTTIAAIAADTAIAAAYPGVAAAALGLATPQVRHLATLGGNLAQRSRCWYFRNPHIACLKKGGTDCPARSGNHLYGVAFDLGPCVAPHPSTMAAALLAYDATIITDQRDRLTIADAFGDGSNGAADNALKPGEMIRGVELPLALPNERARYKRAISRSYAEWPLVEVCARAVIKDGAFQFIRLSAGGVAPVPLRLSASEAALQGKPASAAIIATAAREATAGAKPLPMTGYKLDLLEGVVRDVLEQLAAS from the coding sequence ATGACATCCGCAGCCATCCATGTCGCCGAATTCCGGGCCGCCGGCACCGACCTTTCCGAACGGCGCCGCAGCGGCGTCTCGACGGGGCCGCTGATCGATATCGCCGCGGCGTCAGATCTGACCAGCATGCATTGGGGAGCGGATGGGACGTTGCGCATCGGCGCCTTCACCACCATCGCCGCCATTGCCGCCGATACCGCCATCGCGGCCGCCTATCCCGGCGTTGCGGCCGCAGCGCTTGGTCTGGCGACGCCGCAGGTCCGTCATCTCGCCACGCTCGGCGGCAACCTCGCGCAGCGCTCGCGCTGCTGGTATTTCCGCAATCCGCACATTGCCTGCCTGAAGAAGGGCGGCACGGATTGCCCGGCAAGATCGGGCAATCATCTCTACGGCGTCGCGTTCGATCTCGGCCCCTGCGTGGCGCCGCATCCCTCGACCATGGCCGCGGCGCTGTTGGCCTATGACGCCACGATCATCACCGACCAAAGGGACCGGCTGACGATCGCCGACGCCTTCGGCGACGGCTCCAACGGGGCGGCCGACAACGCGCTAAAGCCGGGCGAGATGATCAGGGGTGTCGAGCTTCCCTTAGCGCTGCCAAACGAGCGCGCGCGCTACAAGCGCGCGATCAGCCGCAGCTACGCCGAGTGGCCGCTGGTCGAGGTGTGCGCGCGCGCCGTCATCAAGGACGGCGCCTTCCAGTTCATCCGGCTCAGCGCCGGCGGCGTCGCGCCGGTGCCGCTGCGGCTATCCGCGTCCGAGGCCGCGCTGCAGGGCAAGCCCGCGAGTGCCGCGATCATTGCGACCGCCGCAAGAGAAGCGACGGCGGGAGCCAAGCCACTGCCGATGACCGGCTACAAGCTCGATCTGCTGGAAGGCGTGGTGCGGGATGTTCTGGAGCAGCTGGCGGCTTCGTAA
- a CDS encoding GNAT family N-acetyltransferase translates to MPAARLAGAADLDALLALFAVSDVSRAVAPRARAEQIWQETLARDGVAIFVSEADATIVSTCMLITVPNLLRGGRQHGIIENVVTHPNYWGRGHGRAVIAAALTEAWKRDCHHVLLQSGRPDPRVHRFYEGCGFVPGLRTAYAARRPVD, encoded by the coding sequence ATGCCCGCCGCCCGACTTGCCGGTGCCGCCGATCTCGACGCGCTGCTGGCGCTGTTTGCGGTCTCCGACGTCAGCCGTGCGGTAGCGCCGCGCGCGAGGGCCGAACAGATCTGGCAGGAGACGCTGGCGCGCGACGGCGTTGCGATTTTTGTTTCCGAAGCGGACGCAACGATCGTCTCGACCTGCATGCTCATTACCGTTCCCAACCTGCTGCGCGGCGGCCGTCAGCATGGGATTATCGAAAACGTCGTCACCCATCCGAATTATTGGGGGCGCGGCCATGGCCGCGCGGTGATCGCGGCGGCCCTGACTGAAGCGTGGAAGCGGGATTGCCATCACGTGCTGCTGCAAAGCGGCCGGCCCGATCCGCGCGTCCACCGGTTCTACGAAGGATGCGGCTTTGTCCCGGGGCTGCGTACCGCCTACGCCGCGCGTCGTCCGGTCGATTAG
- a CDS encoding extensin family protein: MTRGVRLYLVGSFVLVSLAGCGRGFFQSAEREPWRAEAEVACLKSGAVKETPELVRIDPISGPGVCGAEFPLKVAALGEGSGSFGYSDELRPPGNIGNQPRWPIAPAPAPAPYSDNALRQPNYAAPANGPISLSAPGVAPEEDEIDLPVEGTPDQVGRYMNAPAYPPRAAPYSAAAPYPQQPAAAAPLPRLGPSRGDPVNAVGLVAVKPTATLACPIVSVLDRWLADSVQPAAQRWFGARVVEIKQISAYSCRGMNGNPNAHISEHAFGNALDIAAFTLADGRRISVKDGWKGLPEEQGFLRDVQAAACQQFNTVLAPGSNRYHYDHIHVDLMRRSSRRIICEPAAVSGEEVAARVGARNPYASRDPYVTGSLGGRKVPHRRKAGINEEDEFEDE; this comes from the coding sequence ATGACGCGCGGAGTTCGTTTGTATCTGGTCGGCTCCTTCGTCCTTGTTTCGCTAGCGGGCTGCGGCCGCGGATTCTTCCAGTCCGCGGAGCGCGAACCGTGGCGGGCCGAGGCCGAGGTCGCATGCCTGAAATCCGGAGCGGTCAAGGAGACCCCGGAACTGGTCCGGATTGATCCAATTTCCGGCCCCGGCGTCTGCGGCGCGGAATTCCCGCTCAAGGTCGCGGCGCTGGGCGAGGGCAGCGGCAGCTTTGGCTACAGCGACGAATTGCGGCCGCCCGGCAACATCGGCAATCAGCCGCGCTGGCCGATCGCACCGGCACCCGCGCCCGCGCCCTATTCGGACAATGCGCTGCGCCAGCCGAATTACGCTGCACCCGCCAATGGACCGATTTCGCTGTCGGCGCCGGGCGTAGCTCCCGAGGAAGACGAAATCGACTTGCCGGTCGAGGGTACGCCCGACCAGGTTGGCCGTTACATGAACGCGCCGGCCTATCCGCCGCGGGCCGCGCCATACTCCGCAGCGGCGCCCTATCCGCAGCAGCCAGCCGCCGCAGCGCCTTTGCCGCGGCTCGGGCCGTCGCGCGGCGATCCCGTCAATGCGGTCGGTCTAGTGGCGGTCAAGCCGACGGCGACGCTGGCCTGTCCGATCGTCTCGGTGCTGGACCGCTGGCTCGCCGATTCCGTGCAGCCGGCGGCGCAGCGCTGGTTCGGCGCGCGCGTGGTCGAGATCAAGCAGATCTCCGCCTATTCCTGCCGCGGCATGAACGGCAATCCGAACGCGCATATTTCCGAACACGCTTTTGGCAACGCGCTCGACATCGCGGCCTTCACGCTCGCCGACGGCCGGCGCATCTCGGTCAAGGACGGCTGGAAGGGCCTGCCGGAAGAGCAGGGCTTTCTGCGCGACGTGCAGGCGGCCGCCTGCCAGCAGTTCAACACCGTGCTGGCGCCGGGCTCCAACCGCTATCACTACGACCACATCCACGTCGACCTGATGCGCCGCTCCAGCCGCCGCATCATCTGCGAGCCGGCGGCGGTGTCGGGCGAGGAAGTCGCGGCGCGGGTTGGCGCTCGCAACCCCTACGCCTCGCGCGACCCCTATGTGACGGGATCGCTCGGCGGCCGCAAAGTGCCGCATCGGCGCAAGGCTGGCATCAACGAAGAAGACGAATTCGAGGACGAATAA
- a CDS encoding DUF2147 domain-containing protein, with product MRRFWFLALLMVLSRPAYAGSFSFSIGGHRIHIESSRYCRSTSCASVSISGIYQSRRDRDLYDDDNRDTVDPVKAPTAPTQTAPPIIAAAPANNPAVRPAVAAPPPAVFKPAASATQIVAAPPPPPAVPRVEKPAEAVRPAPAAGMPVLEVSHHVQDQEDEPAHTPVGDWLTEAKGTVRIVKCGRALCGYVLNTSSDDKGEAVLVNMKPKTDTRWTGSVYSHDSGDTYYGTMDIKGRNTLRVEACALGRFYCSGNNWTRITARNEPMMSSRQTLPEPRS from the coding sequence ATGCGACGATTCTGGTTTCTCGCGCTGCTGATGGTGCTCAGTCGGCCGGCTTATGCGGGTTCGTTCTCTTTCTCGATCGGCGGACATCGGATCCACATCGAATCGTCGAGGTATTGCCGTTCGACGTCCTGCGCTTCGGTATCGATCTCCGGCATCTACCAATCGCGCCGCGATCGTGACCTTTATGATGACGACAATCGCGATACGGTCGATCCGGTGAAGGCGCCCACGGCGCCGACGCAAACCGCTCCGCCGATTATAGCGGCCGCACCCGCCAACAATCCCGCCGTTCGACCCGCCGTCGCCGCGCCTCCGCCCGCGGTGTTCAAACCGGCGGCATCCGCGACGCAGATCGTCGCCGCGCCGCCACCGCCGCCCGCTGTGCCGCGGGTCGAGAAGCCGGCCGAAGCCGTGCGGCCCGCGCCCGCCGCCGGGATGCCGGTCCTGGAGGTTTCGCATCACGTGCAGGACCAGGAGGATGAGCCGGCCCACACGCCGGTCGGCGACTGGCTGACCGAGGCCAAGGGAACGGTTCGCATCGTCAAATGCGGCCGCGCGCTGTGCGGCTATGTGCTCAACACCTCGTCGGACGACAAGGGCGAGGCGGTGCTGGTCAACATGAAGCCGAAGACGGATACGCGATGGACCGGCAGCGTCTACAGCCACGACAGCGGCGATACTTACTACGGCACGATGGACATCAAGGGACGAAACACGCTCCGCGTCGAAGCCTGCGCGCTCGGCCGGTTCTACTGCTCGGGCAACAACTGGACCCGGATCACAGCCAGGAACGAGCCGATGATGTCGTCGCGGCAGACATTGCCGGAGCCACGGTCGTAG
- a CDS encoding FecR domain-containing protein: protein MRRWFSFALLLVVCCVGATDVFAASDDIMQLAQAQPAPAQPAAPAAPAPVAPNPAAPAADAQPAVEEPIGNVATLTGSASVTRSNETTPLKVKDDIYLNDLVQTAASSTLGVTFNDATTFNLKASSQITIDNYVYEDGGKNNSAIFDVAKGTVAFVAASVAKTGDMKITTPTASLGIRGTTGLVEVPQGAAANNPNNVAIKLYPDADGRVGRIEVNDRAGARLGFLTQGASGFTIRPGVGGARVAAVPLTLSPQQIARDQGFVRQVHTAQTVGWQVVDEQRAFRRANPGVIRGNPPRRSGPQQPGQQNRPGQPPQPGQPNRPGQPPQPGAPNRQGSTQPQPGQATVPPRSGQALPGQPGGTPLPRSQAPNGAQPGVQQQGGQQPGIQQPNVQRPGVQQPSVRQPGARPPGVPQPAAPQQAQPHSPGIAPAVPGLQRPGLQNRPALPPRRLPPPPRGGKPPKEKRR, encoded by the coding sequence ATGCGGCGCTGGTTTTCATTCGCGCTCCTGCTCGTCGTCTGCTGCGTCGGCGCGACGGATGTTTTCGCCGCATCTGATGACATCATGCAACTGGCGCAGGCGCAGCCCGCACCGGCGCAACCCGCGGCGCCTGCCGCACCGGCGCCCGTTGCACCCAATCCCGCCGCACCGGCCGCCGATGCCCAGCCCGCCGTCGAGGAGCCGATCGGCAATGTCGCAACCCTGACCGGCAGCGCCAGCGTCACCCGCAGCAACGAGACTACGCCGCTCAAGGTGAAGGACGACATTTATCTCAACGATTTGGTGCAGACCGCGGCGAGTTCGACGCTCGGCGTCACCTTCAACGACGCCACCACCTTCAACCTGAAGGCCAGTTCGCAGATCACGATCGACAACTACGTCTACGAGGACGGCGGCAAGAACAACTCGGCGATATTCGACGTCGCCAAGGGCACCGTGGCCTTCGTGGCCGCGTCGGTTGCAAAGACCGGCGACATGAAAATCACCACGCCGACCGCATCGCTCGGCATTCGCGGCACCACCGGCCTGGTCGAAGTGCCGCAAGGTGCGGCCGCCAACAATCCGAACAATGTCGCGATCAAGCTCTATCCCGACGCCGACGGCAGGGTCGGGCGAATCGAGGTCAACGACCGCGCCGGCGCGCGGCTCGGCTTCCTCACCCAGGGCGCCAGCGGCTTCACCATCCGGCCGGGCGTCGGAGGCGCGCGCGTCGCCGCGGTGCCGCTGACGCTTTCACCGCAACAGATCGCGCGCGATCAGGGCTTTGTGCGCCAGGTTCACACCGCGCAGACCGTCGGCTGGCAGGTCGTCGACGAGCAGCGCGCGTTCCGCCGCGCCAATCCCGGCGTGATCCGTGGCAACCCGCCGCGCCGATCCGGCCCGCAACAGCCGGGTCAACAGAATCGTCCCGGACAACCGCCGCAGCCCGGTCAGCCAAATCGTCCCGGTCAGCCGCCACAACCGGGCGCGCCGAATCGGCAGGGATCGACTCAGCCGCAGCCGGGACAAGCAACAGTGCCGCCGCGATCAGGCCAGGCGTTGCCCGGTCAACCCGGCGGCACGCCGCTGCCGCGCTCGCAGGCGCCAAACGGTGCGCAGCCAGGTGTTCAGCAGCAAGGCGGTCAGCAACCCGGCATTCAACAGCCAAACGTTCAGCGGCCGGGCGTGCAGCAACCAAGCGTGCGGCAACCCGGCGCTCGTCCGCCGGGCGTGCCGCAGCCGGCCGCGCCGCAACAAGCCCAGCCGCATTCGCCCGGCATTGCACCAGCCGTGCCCGGCCTGCAGCGGCCCGGATTGCAAAACCGGCCGGCGCTGCCGCCGCGTCGATTGCCGCCTCCGCCCAGGGGCGGCAAGCCGCCGAAGGAAAAGCGTCGCTGA
- a CDS encoding NUDIX hydrolase, with amino-acid sequence MARTPVLAAGGIVLRLEDTPLIAVVRLRKRNEWVLPKGKLDDGETPRAAAEREVNEETGHNVSVHEFLGTLVYESGGRSKVVHYWRMEAGGEPVHELMHDVKAVDWLPLPDAVERLSRGYERAFLENVGPIALQAAGSAAEADGSAGVGFEPREIVAVGDDVPGPRRSLAQRVRDWLRRAA; translated from the coding sequence ATGGCGCGGACGCCTGTTCTGGCGGCGGGAGGCATTGTGCTGCGGCTCGAGGACACGCCGCTGATCGCAGTAGTGCGCCTGCGCAAACGGAATGAATGGGTGTTGCCGAAGGGCAAGCTCGATGACGGCGAGACGCCGCGTGCCGCTGCCGAGCGCGAGGTCAACGAGGAAACCGGGCACAACGTTTCCGTGCACGAATTTCTGGGCACGCTGGTCTATGAGTCCGGCGGACGCTCCAAGGTCGTGCATTACTGGCGCATGGAAGCCGGCGGCGAGCCCGTTCATGAGCTGATGCACGACGTGAAGGCGGTGGACTGGTTGCCGCTTCCGGACGCCGTCGAGCGGCTCTCGCGCGGCTATGAGCGCGCGTTTCTCGAAAATGTCGGGCCGATCGCGCTGCAGGCCGCCGGCAGTGCCGCCGAAGCCGACGGTTCGGCCGGGGTTGGGTTCGAACCGCGCGAGATCGTTGCGGTGGGCGACGACGTTCCAGGCCCGCGCAGAAGCCTCGCGCAACGAGTCAGGGACTGGCTGCGGCGCGCGGCCTGA
- the asd gene encoding archaetidylserine decarboxylase (Phosphatidylserine decarboxylase is synthesized as a single chain precursor. Generation of the pyruvoyl active site from a Ser is coupled to cleavage of a Gly-Ser bond between the larger (beta) and smaller (alpha chains). It is an integral membrane protein.): protein MTIRGLIAALTQQEDLNFLLTNRIPRAALTRFMGWFAKIENPLVRDASIACWRLFSDLDLSEAKKTEFKSLHDCFTRELRPGLRPADPDPAVVASPSDGIIGAFGRIEDTKLFQIKGAPYALLDLLGDPALVEQHRNGRFVTLRLTSSMYHRFHAPYDCKIEKVTFIHGDVWNVNPIALKRVERLFCKNERAVLQTRLASGEALTLVPVAAILVASIRLHFLDVTLNAQSKGPVVFPCDAEVRKGDELGWFEHGSTIIVLTPDHFEFCDNVMEGARIRAGEPLLRKPSA from the coding sequence ATGACAATCCGGGGCCTGATCGCAGCCTTGACCCAGCAGGAGGACCTGAACTTCCTCTTGACCAACCGCATCCCGCGGGCGGCGCTGACGCGGTTCATGGGCTGGTTCGCCAAAATCGAAAATCCGCTGGTGCGCGACGCCTCGATCGCCTGTTGGCGGCTGTTTTCCGATCTCGATCTGTCGGAAGCGAAAAAGACCGAGTTCAAGAGCCTGCACGATTGTTTTACCCGCGAGCTTCGCCCCGGCCTGCGGCCGGCCGACCCCGATCCCGCCGTTGTCGCCAGCCCGAGCGACGGAATCATCGGCGCGTTCGGAAGGATCGAGGATACAAAGCTGTTTCAGATCAAGGGCGCGCCCTACGCGCTGCTCGATCTGCTCGGCGACCCCGCCTTGGTGGAGCAACATCGCAACGGGCGCTTCGTCACCTTGCGGCTGACGTCGAGCATGTATCACCGCTTTCACGCGCCGTATGACTGCAAGATCGAGAAGGTCACGTTCATCCATGGCGATGTCTGGAACGTCAACCCGATCGCGCTGAAGCGGGTCGAGCGGCTGTTCTGCAAGAACGAGCGCGCGGTGCTGCAAACCCGTCTTGCGTCAGGCGAGGCGCTGACGCTGGTGCCGGTCGCCGCGATCCTGGTCGCCAGCATCCGGCTGCATTTCCTCGATGTCACGCTCAATGCGCAAAGCAAGGGGCCGGTCGTGTTCCCGTGCGATGCTGAAGTCCGCAAGGGCGACGAACTCGGATGGTTCGAACACGGATCCACCATCATCGTGCTCACGCCGGATCATTTCGAATTTTGCGACAACGTCATGGAAGGCGCGCGCATCCGCGCCGGCGAGCCGCTGCTGAGAAAACCGTCGGCGTAA